From a region of the Corvus cornix cornix isolate S_Up_H32 chromosome 2, ASM73873v5, whole genome shotgun sequence genome:
- the LOC120409811 gene encoding uncharacterized protein LOC120409811 — protein MPLLRLPAAPLPVGTALRRSPHTVPIRCSLSPPLPRNLRTLLFFAHPSCLSAHGSAAVPPRHLRHPPPRAPPLHMALPARGTDAAPLPPAHCAAAPGAAFLGFQRSPARGGAITERALLATGWAMRKEQSSR, from the coding sequence ATGCCGCTCCTCCGCCTGCCCGCCGCTCCGCTGCCCGTCGGCACCGCTCTGCGCCGCTCTCCCCACACCGTGCCCATACGCTGCTCCCTCTCCCCGCCTCTCCCTCGCAACCTCCGCACACTCCTCTTTTTCGCGCATCCAAGCTGCCTCTCCGCAcatggctctgctgcagtgcctcCGCGGCACCTCCGGCACCCCCCGCCCCGTGCACCACCTCTGCACATGGCTCTGCCGGCCCGCGGCACAGACGCTGCTCCGCTGCCCCCCGCGCACTGCGCCGCTGCCCCGGGGGCCGCGTTCCTCGGCTTCCAGAGGAGCCCCGCAAGAGGAGGAGCCATTACCGAGCGGGCACTCCTAGCTACCGGCTGGGCGATGCGCAAAGAACAATCCTCGCGATGA
- the LOC104692848 gene encoding uncharacterized protein LOC104692848, with protein MRALCAGLGGGARRKAAAGERGAGAAAGASQDLRGLKQRTEKKSIFACSCASQDDAQQRLTLTQPPLEVEDSNVLPPPRLLKKKNLLFLFPCLSDARPEPREKSLSPGLPGLLQAGPGGRQAILRLLLLLIFLLLLLLRHRPRPAPALPHPLAAAHGAAQIQRRANPAPRKSSAAQIQRRANPARSKSSAAQIQRRANPAQSKSSAEQIHSNPGAARHSAASAPQWQNLGNFRAVPAAGSFPVPGRSRGEVTCLVLQGLVHGSDCHKAGESMSQPAKKIYVQYTSICGQHEKSSCDRKTKDKEGMREKPPKDAKV; from the exons ATGCGGGCTCTGTGCGCGGGGCTGGGCGGCGGGGCGAGGCGCAAGGCGGCGGCTGGCGAGCGCggagcgggggcggcggcggg CGCTTCACAGGATCTCAGGGGACTCaagcagagaacagagaaaaagtCCATCTTCGCCTGCTCGTGTGCGAGCCAGGATGATGCACAGCAGAGATTGACCCTCACACAG CCTCCCCTTGAGGTAGAAGACAGCAATGTCCTGCCTCCCCCAcgccttttaaaaaaaaaaaacctacttttcctttttccctgcttAAGCGACGCCCGGCCGGAGCCCCGGGAGAAGagcctgtccccagggctgccggggctgctccaggcggggccgggcgggcggcagGCGatcctccgcctcctcctcctcctcatcttcctcctcctcctcctgctccgccatcgcccccgcccggccccggcacTGCCGCACCCCCTGGCGGCCGCGCACGGCGCCGCGCAAATCCAGCGCCGCGCAAATCCAGCGCCGCGCAAATCCAGCGCCGCGCAAATCCAGCGCCGCGCAAATCCAGCGCGGAGCAAATCCAGCGCCGCGCAAATCCAGCGCAGAGCAAATCCAGCGCAGAGCAAATCCAGCGCAGAGCAAATCCACAGCAATCCCGGCGCGGCGCGGCACAGCGCTGCCTCTGCGCCTCAGTGGCAGAACCTGGGAAACTTCAG agctgtgccagcagcaggatctTTCCCAGTcccagggagaagcagaggagaagtGACCTGTCTGGTGCTTCAAGGCCTGGTGCACGGCAGTGACTGCCACAAGGCGGGAGAGTCAATGAGCCAGCCAGCAAAG AAAATTTATGTTCAGTATACTAGTATTTGTGGACAACACGAAAAGAGCAGCTGTGACAGAAAAACTAAAG ACAAAGAAGGCATGAGGGAAAAGCCACCTAAGGATGCAAAAGTTTGA